Proteins found in one Zea mays cultivar B73 chromosome 1, Zm-B73-REFERENCE-NAM-5.0, whole genome shotgun sequence genomic segment:
- the LOC118476028 gene encoding uncharacterized protein, whose amino-acid sequence MLHPTTHLRRLTSKSSRSTTTTTGRHSLSYPSVSSSTSDDESPLAAELFPTAGAPTLLSVARSLAVASPAPSAAAVLNFLRRLPHDASPHVFPHLIAALARSPLPILALRLFLSPPTSAATTHHCFNSSLLRFSLPQHLLPAFFAHSLRRFSGLTPTLLSFNLLLKCICSSGSKEQRPVSSNCVANPPRCHSGLESYAR is encoded by the coding sequence ATGCTCCATCCCACCACCCACCTCCGCCGCCTCACCAGTAAATCCTCCCGCTCCACGACAACGACCACCGGCCGCCACTCCCTCTCGTATCCCTCCGTCTCCTCGTCAACATCCGACGACGAATCCCCGCTCGCCGCGGAGCTCTTCCCCACCGCCGGCGCACCCACACTCCTCTCCGTCGCACGCTCCCTCGCCGTCGCCTCCCCGGCCCCTTCCGCCGCAGCTGTCCTCAACTTCCTCCGGCGCCTGCCCCACGACGCCTCCCCACACGTCTTCCCCCACCTCATCGCCGCCCTCGCTCGCTCGCCCCTCCCAATCCTCGCGCTCCGCCTCTTCCTGTCCCCACCCACCTCAGCCGCCACCACCCACCACTGCTTCAACTCCTCGCTCCTTCGGTTTTCCCTCCCGCAGCATCTCCTACCAGCCTTCTTTGCCCACTCCCTGCGCCGCTTCTCCGGCCTCACCCCCACTCTGCTCTCCTTCAACCTCCTCCTTAAGTGCATCTGTTCCTCTGGTTCCAAGGAGCAGAGGCCTGTATCTTCCAATTGCGTTGCAAATCCTCCACGATGTCATTCCGGCTTGGAATCTTACGCCAGATAA